The Desulfobulbaceae bacterium region CCCGGATAGCCTTCAGCATATTTATTGGTAAATATCGAGCCCTGCGCTTCCAGCACTGCTCGGCTAACGATATTCTCGGAAGCGATCAGTTCCAGTTGGTAGCGCTGACGCGCCAGTTCATCTTGAATGGCGCTGTGAATTTCCGGATCAGAATTCTTGAGAAAAGACACGGGGATTCCTAACACAGGTTGAAGTTTAACGATTGAGAAAAAAGACTCAGCGGAGGGGATAGTTTCCCCTTCTGCCTCGATATCCCTACTCTAAGAAGTGCTCACAGGAGCAAATAACAAAACGCCTCGTACACCTAGAACATTTCAATCCGACGGAGATGACGGCCACCCCCAAAATCGGTATTCAGCCACGTGCGAACCATCTCCAGGGCCAGTCCCGAACCAACAACTCGGGCGCCGACACACAGGACATTGGCATCATTATGTTCACGACTCATTCGAGCGGTAAACTGTTCGTGGCAAAGGGCGGCGCGAATCCCTTTAAATCGGTTGGCCGCCATAGACATTCCTATCCCAGTACCACAAATCAAAATGCCTAACTCAGCTTCGCCATTCAAGATAGCGGAACATACCGATCGAGCAAAGACCGGGTAATCAACTGAATCATCAGAGTAACAGCCCATATCCAGGACCTGATGCCGATCATGCTCTAAGAGTCTGACCACCTTTTTCTTTAACTTGATGCCACCATGATCGCTACCAACTGCCACCCTCATAGTTCAATCCTCATACCTTTTTACCACCAGCACCGCATTGGTGCCGCCAAACCCAAACGAGTTAGAAATAGCGGCCCGAATCGACATCGGACGGCTGGTCTTGGGAACGTAATCAAGATCACATTCCGGACTTGGATTATCTAAATTTATGGTCGGTGGTGCTATCTGATGATAGACGGCAAGCGCAGTAAACACTGCCTCTATCCCACCTGCACCACCTAACAGATGGCCGGTCATAGACTTAGTGGAACTGACAGCCAGCTTATAAGCATGATCTCCAAATACAGTCTTCAAAGCCTTGGTCTCCCCTTGGTCATTCAGTGGAGTCGAGGTCCCATGAGCATTAACATAATCAATATCTTCAGGGGTAAGACCTGAACTCTCAAGAGCCATGCGCATACAGCGAACTGCCCC contains the following coding sequences:
- the rpiB gene encoding ribose 5-phosphate isomerase B — its product is MRVAVGSDHGGIKLKKKVVRLLEHDRHQVLDMGCYSDDSVDYPVFARSVCSAILNGEAELGILICGTGIGMSMAANRFKGIRAALCHEQFTARMSREHNDANVLCVGARVVGSGLALEMVRTWLNTDFGGGRHLRRIEMF